A DNA window from Stutzerimonas stutzeri contains the following coding sequences:
- a CDS encoding TRAP transporter large permease gives MGEIMAILLFISICFALMSGYPVAFTLGGMALLFAGIGVVTGSFDVGYLHALPNRIFGIMNNQTMLAVPLFVFMGVMLEKSRVAEDLLESMSRLFGTMRGGLAISVCVVGALLAASTGIVGATVVTMGLLALPTMLRRGYDPAIATGTLAATGTLGQIIPPSIILVLLGDVMSSAFQQAQLKMGIFSPKTVSVGDLFVGALIPGLLLVGMYILYLIAVAIFQPKKLPALPQEELGPIEWGKLIGSLLPPLLLITAVLGSILAGYATPTEAAAIGALGATLLSIAKGQLNFTQLKQVAFGTTEITSMVFLILIGASLFSLVFRGFGGEVLIEDALHSLPGGVLGAFLVVMLVIFLLGFILDFIEIIFVVVPIVGPILLAMGLDPVWLGVMFAINLQTSFLTPPFGFSLFYLRGVTPRSVPTSVMYKGVLPFIAIQIGMLVVAYMWPGIVTWLPEQVYGK, from the coding sequence ATGGGTGAGATCATGGCCATCCTGCTGTTCATCAGCATCTGCTTCGCCCTGATGTCGGGTTACCCGGTCGCCTTCACCCTTGGCGGCATGGCGCTGCTGTTCGCCGGCATCGGCGTGGTCACCGGCTCCTTCGACGTGGGTTACCTGCACGCGCTGCCGAATCGCATCTTCGGCATCATGAACAACCAGACGATGCTGGCGGTACCTCTGTTCGTCTTCATGGGCGTGATGCTGGAGAAATCCCGCGTTGCCGAAGACTTGCTGGAATCGATGTCGCGACTGTTCGGCACCATGCGCGGCGGGCTGGCCATCTCGGTCTGCGTGGTCGGTGCGCTGCTCGCTGCCAGTACCGGTATCGTCGGCGCCACCGTGGTCACCATGGGTCTGCTGGCACTGCCGACCATGCTACGCCGCGGCTACGACCCGGCCATTGCCACTGGCACCCTCGCCGCCACCGGCACGCTCGGGCAGATCATCCCGCCTTCGATCATCCTGGTTCTGCTCGGCGACGTGATGTCCAGCGCCTTCCAGCAGGCACAGCTGAAGATGGGCATCTTTTCGCCCAAAACGGTTTCGGTCGGTGACCTGTTCGTCGGCGCGCTGATTCCGGGTCTGTTGCTGGTCGGCATGTACATCCTCTACCTGATCGCCGTGGCGATCTTCCAACCCAAGAAGTTGCCCGCACTGCCGCAGGAAGAACTGGGACCGATCGAGTGGGGCAAGCTGATCGGCTCGCTGCTGCCGCCGCTGCTGCTGATCACCGCCGTGCTCGGCTCGATTCTGGCCGGGTATGCCACGCCCACCGAGGCTGCCGCGATCGGTGCGCTCGGCGCGACGCTGCTCTCGATCGCCAAGGGACAGCTGAACTTCACCCAGCTCAAGCAAGTGGCGTTCGGCACCACCGAGATCACCTCGATGGTGTTCCTGATCCTCATTGGCGCATCGCTGTTCTCGCTGGTGTTCCGCGGCTTTGGCGGTGAAGTGCTCATCGAAGACGCTCTGCATTCGCTGCCTGGGGGCGTGCTAGGCGCGTTCCTGGTGGTGATGCTGGTCATCTTCCTGCTGGGCTTCATCCTCGACTTCATCGAGATCATCTTCGTGGTGGTGCCTATCGTCGGCCCGATCCTGCTGGCCATGGGTCTGGACCCGGTCTGGCTCGGCGTGATGTTCGCCATCAACCTGCAGACGTCGTTCCTCACCCCGCCGTTCGGTTTCTCGCTGTTCTACTTGCGTGGTGTCACGCCACGCAGCGTACCGACCAGCGTGATGTACAAGGGTGTGCTGCCTTTCATCGCGATTCAGATCGGCATGCTGGTAGTGGCCTACATGTGGCCGGGCATCGTCACCTGGCTGCCGGAGCAGGTCTACGGCAAGTAA
- a CDS encoding methyltransferase, whose amino-acid sequence MPASPTLHERFLALDRFLTEHQSLWRPRPFVCRTLPWEVDFPELAAWLRARSLADAEAAHNQPAALAAPGPFPQLAAIARQLSQIDELPANDCHPADHRQSVDVPGRKSLQIQAFGARLQFRETPSHWLDWCAGKGHLGRHLARDGAALTCLEWDETLVEAGTQLSQRLGIAATHHCQDVLAASATDQLQAAHTPVALHACGDLHIRLLQLAITKQCRQLAVAPCCYNRITDERYTPLSQTAKASTLALSRDDLGLPLSETVTAGARERRNRDQSMAWRLAFDVLQRRLRQQDDYLPTPSLPSAWLKKNFADFCRDLAALKQLPEPGNEDWATLERTGWQRLAEVRNLELLRGLFRRPLELWLLLDRALLLQEQGYHVRLGTFCPSELTPRNLLLLAERDSPMQNVKPPE is encoded by the coding sequence ATGCCAGCTTCCCCTACCCTCCACGAGCGCTTCCTTGCGCTGGACCGTTTCCTCACAGAGCACCAGTCGCTATGGCGGCCGCGCCCGTTCGTCTGTCGGACACTGCCTTGGGAAGTCGACTTTCCCGAACTCGCCGCCTGGCTCCGCGCTCGCTCGCTGGCCGATGCCGAAGCTGCACATAACCAGCCAGCTGCGCTCGCCGCCCCCGGCCCTTTCCCACAACTGGCTGCCATCGCCAGGCAGCTGAGCCAGATCGACGAGTTGCCCGCCAACGATTGCCACCCCGCCGACCATCGGCAGAGCGTCGATGTACCGGGGCGCAAGTCGCTACAAATTCAGGCATTCGGCGCACGCCTGCAATTTCGCGAAACGCCCAGCCACTGGTTGGATTGGTGCGCCGGCAAAGGCCACCTCGGACGCCATCTGGCCCGCGACGGAGCCGCCCTGACTTGTTTGGAATGGGACGAAACCCTGGTCGAAGCGGGCACGCAGCTCAGCCAGCGGCTGGGCATTGCGGCGACTCACCATTGCCAGGACGTGTTGGCTGCCAGCGCTACCGATCAGCTGCAAGCCGCCCATACGCCAGTCGCGCTACATGCCTGTGGCGATCTGCATATCCGACTACTGCAACTGGCCATCACCAAGCAATGCCGTCAGCTCGCCGTGGCGCCCTGCTGCTACAACCGCATCACCGATGAGCGCTATACCCCGCTCTCGCAGACAGCGAAGGCGTCGACACTAGCCCTCAGCCGCGACGATCTCGGCCTGCCGCTGAGCGAAACCGTCACCGCCGGCGCCCGCGAGCGGCGCAACCGCGATCAGTCCATGGCCTGGAGGCTAGCTTTCGACGTTCTGCAGCGGCGCCTGCGCCAGCAGGACGACTACCTGCCGACACCCTCGCTGCCCAGCGCCTGGTTGAAGAAGAACTTCGCTGACTTTTGCCGCGACCTGGCCGCGCTCAAGCAACTGCCTGAGCCGGGCAACGAGGATTGGGCAACACTGGAACGCACTGGCTGGCAGCGCCTGGCCGAGGTCCGCAACCTGGAGCTGCTGCGCGGCCTGTTCCGCCGACCGCTGGAACTCTGGCTGTTGCTCGACCGTGCATTACTGCTGCAAGAACAGGGCTACCACGTTCGCCTGGGCACCTTCTGCCCCAGCGAACTGACCCCGCGCAACCTGCTATTGCTCGCCGAGCGCGACTCACCCATGCAGAATGTGAAGCCGCCTGAATAA
- a CDS encoding OmpA family protein gives MSMRNLMVCGVAALALNPLAVAVTHAAEQCEVGKGCGLQGPRGAMEDESLLQRRPFTPGGLPALPANAERELPRERLILWQLDGALGVRERLVEMGDEQISSVILKDGLPVVRFASGRSAVPMQDSDALAKLVERLAGKRNLRLRLIGHTDPQRLSARTQPIYGDNQGLGLERAREVGEIFRQRLHLAPEQIMLDSRGPSEPLMQGDSAQAWALNRRVEVEIWYDESVVSTPVKPQDCAAGSIAGESVSPFRISVDGQPQGADGVAGSADNQRCVDVALAQDLLQVRFDNLSAQPRLNLVSGARVARIGEPQTFSGYSNYLHWIKRAEVRILGKRRLFGEPRLLQTIELDEQLNGSWTPPADTPERIYYQLRVYDEQGRFDETSVQLLNVARGELPAESPEDVAADLLAGYGGNRLQRHNIPVAGGTVTINGKQVKDDQHVFVMGRPVPVDGSGTFASAQIIPRGLHTVEVAVLDDEGKGRIYRRDLRLPQNDWFTVAIADFTVGQQNTSGPARLVTQEDRYYDDKLYADGRLAFYSKGKIDDKYTVTASVDTGEEPAESLFSNFNDKDPREFLRRMSDSDKGWATFGDDSTLVEDAPTRGKFYAKVEDEKSHVMWGNFRSQIRETELTQIDRSLYGAQARYRDDAFTAFGERRLQVEGFAAEPGTASAREDFRGTGGSLYYLRHQDISEGSERVRIEVRDKDSGLVLHSQDLVAGIDYEINSLQGRVILTQPLSASADGSTLIRSGGSLSGNPAYLVVGYEYSPGLERLDDLAYGGRAAYWVNDKVRVGVTGSMQEQTGRQDQTLGGGDLLLRHSDGTWLKLESAQSEGDSLNQRFSFDGGFGFGEEMAGTDSRARANRIETAFDLKDLVEDSEGRGTFYYESRDAGFSAPGRLSELASDQVGGSYTAPLGENTEAIFKADQTEEDGGRSRRAVEGGIAHDLSDAWRLSAGLRNDRQTYGSAYRNLYTGTYAGYDNGNYDEGERTDALFQALYHAEKDWSVYGFGQGTVNRDGSRQANNRLGVGGDYRLNERTSLNGELSGGNLGLGAKAGVGYDASDRTNVYLSYELDSDRSDDGFGSRSGLGGGGRTGQFVSGARSRWTDSTSVYAEQRLQHGDQAGLIQGYGLDFAPDDHWSYGVTAEFGTFNEETDYALKRRAIGGKVGYSNSELRYASRLEYREDSSAVQDLSVWLMRNNISYKVNPDWRFIGKLDFSVGDSDRGDYFDGNFVEASLGYAYRPVLNDKLNLLTKYTYLADLPPPDQVSTATGRNVDYAQRSHVFAVDGIYDLSERWSVGGKYAYRLSELRMSRDTSADWFDSRGQLMAARVDWHVVKKWDLMAEVRRRDEFAAKDSRTGMLVGAYRHFGNHFKAGVGYNFSDFSDDLTDMSFRSQGWFFNAIGKY, from the coding sequence ATGAGCATGCGTAATTTGATGGTTTGTGGCGTCGCCGCACTGGCGCTGAACCCGTTGGCCGTCGCTGTGACGCACGCCGCGGAGCAATGTGAAGTGGGCAAGGGTTGTGGTCTGCAAGGGCCACGCGGGGCGATGGAAGACGAGTCGCTGCTGCAGCGCCGTCCCTTTACCCCGGGTGGCTTGCCGGCATTGCCGGCCAATGCCGAACGTGAACTGCCGCGTGAGCGGCTGATTCTCTGGCAGCTCGACGGCGCCCTGGGCGTGCGCGAGCGGCTTGTCGAAATGGGTGATGAGCAGATCAGCTCGGTAATTCTTAAAGACGGGCTTCCGGTGGTGCGTTTCGCCTCGGGACGTTCGGCGGTGCCGATGCAGGATAGCGACGCGCTGGCCAAACTGGTCGAGCGCCTGGCCGGTAAGCGCAACCTGCGCCTGCGCCTGATCGGGCACACCGATCCGCAGCGCCTGTCGGCGCGTACCCAACCCATCTATGGCGACAACCAGGGCCTGGGTCTGGAGCGCGCCCGTGAAGTCGGTGAGATCTTCCGCCAGCGCCTGCATCTGGCGCCGGAACAGATCATGTTGGACAGCCGTGGGCCGAGCGAGCCACTGATGCAGGGCGACAGCGCCCAGGCATGGGCGCTCAATCGTCGGGTAGAAGTGGAAATCTGGTATGACGAGTCCGTTGTAAGCACGCCGGTAAAACCGCAGGACTGCGCGGCGGGAAGCATCGCTGGAGAGAGCGTGTCGCCGTTCCGTATCAGCGTCGATGGTCAGCCGCAGGGCGCCGATGGCGTTGCCGGCAGCGCTGACAACCAGCGCTGCGTCGACGTCGCGCTGGCCCAGGACCTGCTGCAGGTACGTTTCGACAACCTATCGGCGCAGCCGCGCCTGAACCTGGTCTCGGGGGCACGGGTAGCGCGCATCGGCGAGCCGCAGACCTTCAGCGGTTACAGCAACTACCTGCACTGGATCAAGCGCGCCGAAGTGCGCATTCTCGGCAAGCGTCGCCTGTTCGGCGAACCTCGCCTGCTGCAGACCATTGAACTCGACGAGCAGCTCAACGGCAGCTGGACGCCGCCGGCCGACACGCCCGAGCGTATCTACTACCAGCTGCGCGTGTATGACGAGCAAGGCCGCTTCGACGAGACCAGCGTGCAGCTGCTCAATGTTGCCCGTGGTGAACTACCGGCAGAGTCGCCGGAAGATGTCGCCGCCGACCTGCTCGCCGGCTACGGCGGCAATCGCCTACAGCGGCACAACATTCCGGTGGCGGGCGGTACCGTGACCATCAATGGCAAGCAGGTGAAGGACGACCAGCACGTGTTCGTCATGGGCCGGCCGGTGCCGGTCGATGGCAGCGGCACATTCGCCAGCGCGCAGATCATTCCGCGGGGCCTGCATACCGTGGAAGTGGCAGTGCTCGACGATGAGGGTAAGGGCCGCATCTATCGACGCGACCTGCGCCTGCCGCAAAACGACTGGTTTACCGTGGCCATCGCCGACTTCACCGTTGGCCAACAGAACACCAGCGGCCCGGCCCGCCTGGTTACCCAGGAAGATCGCTACTACGACGACAAACTCTACGCTGACGGCCGCCTGGCCTTCTACAGCAAGGGCAAGATCGACGACAAGTACACCGTCACCGCCAGCGTTGATACCGGTGAAGAACCGGCCGAGAGCCTCTTCAGCAACTTCAACGACAAAGATCCGCGCGAGTTCCTCAGGCGCATGAGCGACTCCGACAAGGGCTGGGCGACCTTCGGTGATGACTCGACCCTGGTCGAGGACGCACCAACGCGCGGCAAGTTCTACGCCAAGGTCGAGGACGAAAAGTCCCATGTCATGTGGGGTAACTTCCGTTCGCAGATCCGCGAGACCGAGCTGACCCAGATCGACCGCAGTCTCTATGGTGCCCAGGCACGCTACCGTGACGACGCGTTCACCGCGTTTGGCGAGCGCCGCCTGCAGGTCGAAGGCTTCGCCGCCGAGCCGGGCACCGCTTCGGCGCGCGAGGACTTCCGCGGTACCGGTGGTTCGCTCTATTACCTTCGCCATCAGGACATCAGCGAAGGCAGTGAGCGGGTGCGTATCGAGGTCCGCGACAAGGACTCGGGACTGGTACTGCACAGTCAGGACCTGGTCGCCGGTATCGACTACGAGATCAACTCGCTGCAGGGCCGGGTGATCCTCACCCAGCCACTGTCGGCCAGCGCTGATGGCAGCACGCTGATCCGATCCGGTGGCAGCCTGTCGGGCAACCCGGCCTATCTTGTCGTCGGCTATGAATACTCGCCGGGGCTGGAGCGCCTCGACGATCTCGCCTACGGCGGCCGCGCGGCCTATTGGGTCAACGACAAGGTGCGTGTTGGTGTTACCGGCAGCATGCAGGAGCAGACCGGTCGCCAGGACCAGACCCTGGGCGGCGGTGACTTGCTGCTGCGCCACAGCGACGGCACCTGGCTGAAGCTTGAGTCGGCGCAGAGCGAGGGCGACAGCCTCAATCAGCGTTTCTCTTTCGACGGTGGCTTCGGCTTCGGCGAGGAGATGGCTGGCACCGATAGCCGCGCCAGAGCCAATCGTATCGAGACGGCGTTTGACCTCAAGGACCTGGTTGAGGACTCCGAGGGTCGCGGCACCTTCTACTACGAGAGCCGCGACGCCGGCTTCTCCGCGCCGGGTCGCCTGTCGGAGCTTGCCAGCGATCAGGTCGGCGGCAGCTATACGGCTCCTCTGGGCGAAAACACCGAGGCCATCTTCAAGGCCGACCAGACCGAGGAAGACGGCGGTCGCTCGCGGCGCGCCGTGGAAGGCGGCATCGCCCATGACCTGAGCGACGCCTGGCGCCTGTCCGCCGGCCTGCGCAACGACCGGCAGACCTATGGCAGCGCCTACCGCAATCTCTACACCGGCACCTATGCCGGCTACGACAACGGTAACTACGACGAGGGAGAGCGCACCGACGCGCTGTTCCAGGCGCTCTATCACGCCGAGAAGGACTGGTCGGTGTATGGCTTCGGCCAAGGCACGGTCAATCGTGATGGCAGCCGTCAGGCCAACAATCGCCTGGGCGTCGGCGGTGACTATCGCCTCAATGAGCGCACCTCGCTGAACGGCGAGCTCTCTGGCGGCAACCTCGGCCTCGGCGCGAAGGCCGGAGTGGGCTACGACGCCTCCGACCGCACCAATGTCTACCTCAGCTACGAGCTGGACTCGGATCGCAGCGACGACGGCTTCGGCAGCCGCAGCGGGCTGGGAGGTGGCGGCCGAACTGGCCAGTTCGTATCTGGCGCCAGGTCGCGTTGGACCGACAGCACCAGCGTCTATGCCGAGCAACGTCTGCAGCATGGCGATCAGGCTGGCCTGATTCAGGGCTACGGCCTGGACTTCGCACCGGATGATCATTGGAGCTACGGTGTAACCGCGGAATTCGGCACCTTCAATGAGGAAACCGATTACGCGCTCAAGCGCCGCGCCATCGGTGGCAAGGTCGGCTACAGCAATAGCGAGCTGCGCTATGCCAGCCGCCTGGAATATCGCGAGGACAGCAGCGCGGTACAGGATTTGAGCGTGTGGCTGATGCGCAACAACATCAGTTACAAGGTCAACCCGGACTGGCGCTTCATCGGCAAGCTGGACTTCTCCGTGGGCGATTCCGACCGGGGCGACTACTTCGATGGCAACTTCGTTGAAGCCTCGCTCGGCTATGCCTACCGGCCTGTGCTCAACGACAAGCTCAACCTGCTAACCAAATATACCTACCTGGCAGACCTCCCTCCGCCGGATCAGGTATCTACGGCCACCGGTAGAAACGTCGACTACGCGCAGCGCAGCCATGTGTTCGCCGTTGACGGCATCTACGACTTGAGCGAGCGCTGGAGCGTCGGCGGCAAGTACGCCTATCGCTTGAGCGAGCTGCGCATGAGCCGCGACACCTCGGCTGACTGGTTCGACAGCCGCGGCCAGCTGATGGCAGCACGGGTGGACTGGCACGTAGTGAAGAAGTGGGACCTGATGGCCGAAGTCCGGCGCCGTGACGAGTTCGCGGCGAAGGACAGTCGCACTGGCATGCTGGTCGGTGCCTACCGGCACTTCGGTAACCACTTCAAGGCGGGGGTCGGCTACAACTTCAGCGACTTCAGCGATGACCTGACCGACATGTCCTTCCGCAGCCAGGGTTGGTTCTTCAACGCAATCGGAAAGTACTGA